One Ethanoligenens harbinense YUAN-3 genomic window carries:
- the fliD gene encoding flagellar filament capping protein FliD, whose product MSGSNASSTSSSSTLISTLESKSSSAENTSASLLDELTGSSSSSSSSSAESAFESLLFSKTNALSTLYTNAKSFSSSASLLATAASNSSTLSCDDVSSYVSAYNSLITAASTSGTFAGEEDLSTLRQNMTDASDSLSSIGITINSNGTLTVNEDTLESALSSDASSVASTLSGLASTTKASASGLVSGTLTQYTESFKQSMSSYTKLNQDESGLELIGLLFDSKS is encoded by the coding sequence ATGTCTGGAAGCAATGCGAGCAGCACAAGCAGCTCGTCTACGCTCATTTCCACGCTTGAATCAAAGAGTTCTTCGGCCGAGAACACATCCGCCAGCCTGCTTGATGAGTTGACCGGAAGCAGCTCCTCGTCCAGCTCCTCGTCGGCGGAAAGTGCTTTCGAATCACTTCTATTCAGTAAAACCAACGCACTTTCCACGCTTTATACGAACGCAAAAAGTTTTTCTTCCTCGGCATCCTTGCTGGCCACAGCGGCGAGCAACTCGTCCACATTGAGCTGTGATGATGTTTCCAGCTATGTTTCAGCCTACAATTCACTTATCACCGCAGCCAGCACCAGTGGAACATTTGCCGGAGAGGAGGACCTTTCGACCTTGCGTCAGAATATGACGGACGCATCGGATTCGCTTTCGTCGATTGGTATCACGATCAACTCCAACGGTACCCTTACGGTAAATGAAGACACGCTGGAATCCGCTCTGTCCAGCGACGCGTCTTCGGTGGCCTCCACGCTGAGCGGCCTTGCCTCCACTACAAAAGCGTCGGCGTCTGGGCTGGTTTCCGGAACACTCACACAATATACCGAGAGCTTTAAACAGTCTATGAGTTCCTACACAAAACTCAACCAGGACGAATCCGGCTTGGAATTGATCGGACTGCTATTTGATTCAAAATCCTGA
- a CDS encoding DUF4317 domain-containing protein, with protein sequence MNEKEVAEIRRRFRQETSNITHIRGCFVNDQREIVSEFDQSLLSMSQEESEKFLAIIKRTLSGTLGKNLIDISFDTQQVVDGEEHQLLMELKNSSLKNEDAVQTFFQRVIQAVSMEGNYLILLAHDTYDIPYHSHDGDRQDDASSEVFPYILCSICAIKQTKPELSYFAVENVFHNCQENWLVSAPELGFLFPAFDDRSANIYNALYYTRNIEENHAEFVEAVFKTDVPMPAAEQKEIFQSVLGDALAEECRYDVVQSVHEQLCGMIEEHKANKETEPLVVCKGAVKDVLQSCGVSDATVSAFDEKYDAEFGADTELSPRNIVDTKKFEVRTPDVTIHVNPDRSDLVETRMIDGAKYILIRVEEGVEVNGVNIHIS encoded by the coding sequence ATGAACGAAAAGGAAGTTGCGGAGATACGCCGCCGTTTCCGGCAGGAAACAAGCAATATCACACACATAAGAGGGTGCTTTGTCAACGATCAGCGTGAGATCGTTTCGGAATTCGATCAATCCCTGCTTTCGATGTCGCAGGAAGAATCGGAGAAATTTCTGGCCATTATCAAGCGGACACTGTCCGGAACTCTTGGAAAAAATCTGATCGATATCTCGTTCGATACGCAGCAGGTAGTGGATGGGGAAGAACATCAGCTTTTGATGGAGCTTAAAAATTCGTCCCTGAAAAACGAGGACGCCGTGCAGACTTTTTTCCAGCGAGTGATCCAGGCGGTTTCTATGGAAGGTAATTATCTGATCCTGCTGGCACATGATACATACGATATTCCTTACCATTCCCATGACGGGGACAGACAGGACGACGCTTCCTCTGAAGTGTTTCCATACATTCTGTGCAGCATCTGCGCCATCAAACAGACCAAACCCGAGCTGAGTTACTTTGCCGTTGAAAATGTATTTCATAATTGCCAGGAAAACTGGCTCGTTTCGGCGCCGGAGCTTGGCTTTCTGTTCCCGGCCTTTGACGACCGTAGCGCCAACATTTACAACGCGCTTTATTACACACGCAACATTGAGGAAAACCATGCCGAATTCGTCGAAGCCGTATTCAAGACCGATGTCCCCATGCCAGCCGCGGAGCAGAAGGAAATCTTTCAGTCCGTGCTGGGAGATGCTCTGGCTGAAGAATGCCGGTATGACGTGGTGCAGTCGGTCCACGAGCAGTTGTGCGGCATGATCGAGGAGCATAAGGCCAACAAAGAGACCGAGCCTTTGGTGGTCTGCAAAGGTGCCGTTAAGGATGTGCTGCAGTCTTGCGGTGTTTCGGATGCGACCGTGTCCGCGTTTGATGAAAAATACGATGCCGAGTTTGGCGCCGATACCGAGCTCAGCCCGCGCAATATCGTGGATACAAAGAAATTCGAAGTCCGCACTCCGGATGTGACCATCCACGTAAACCCGGATCGCAGCGACCTGGTGGAAACACGCATGATCGACGGCGCAAAGTACATTCTCATACGCGTGGAGGAAGGTGTTGAAGTAAACGGAGTAAACATCCACATTTCCTGA
- a CDS encoding winged helix-turn-helix transcriptional regulator, with protein sequence MHYPLTPDCTGGVCPVETTLNLISGKWKGIILYRLLSGKKRFGELKKIIPAITFRTLTLQLRQMEQDGIVERTVYAEVPPRVEYALTDLGKSMKPIIQSMCDWGTNYQKRVDQTGNPASN encoded by the coding sequence GTGCATTATCCCTTGACGCCGGATTGCACGGGCGGCGTTTGTCCGGTGGAAACCACGCTGAACCTGATCAGCGGAAAGTGGAAGGGCATCATTCTTTACCGCCTGCTCAGCGGGAAAAAGCGCTTTGGTGAGCTGAAAAAAATCATACCCGCCATCACCTTCCGCACGTTGACGCTGCAACTGCGGCAGATGGAACAGGACGGGATTGTGGAGCGCACCGTCTATGCGGAGGTGCCGCCCCGCGTGGAGTATGCACTGACCGATCTTGGCAAATCCATGAAGCCCATCATTCAGTCCATGTGCGATTGGGGGACGAATTACCAAAAGCGGGTGGATCAGACGGGAAACCCCGCGTCAAATTGA
- a CDS encoding YcxB family protein has protein sequence MELQYRLTEKDFGTCLYMLKKKTYLITTLVGGLAVLIATIFSMWSVLPETWFIAAATTVVFTVVLYFVLKWLHTLSVKHFVRKIGKASFEGLQTLSLTEEGLLDHSSLQDTKIPYTSIKSMEENNGYIVIKSSISLIFVPIKGIENPEDTVRFLATLKSKIG, from the coding sequence GTGGAACTGCAATACAGGTTAACGGAAAAGGATTTCGGAACGTGCTTGTACATGCTCAAAAAGAAAACATACCTGATTACTACATTGGTTGGCGGATTGGCCGTTTTGATCGCAACCATTTTTTCCATGTGGAGCGTACTTCCTGAAACCTGGTTTATTGCGGCTGCAACGACCGTTGTTTTTACCGTTGTACTTTATTTCGTATTGAAATGGTTGCACACCTTGTCTGTGAAACATTTCGTTAGAAAAATCGGAAAAGCATCGTTTGAAGGCCTACAGACGCTTTCTTTAACAGAAGAAGGGCTTCTTGATCACAGCAGCTTACAGGACACAAAGATACCATATACTTCCATTAAAAGCATGGAAGAAAACAACGGTTATATTGTGATAAAAAGCAGCATCTCCTTGATATTCGTGCCCATCAAGGGGATTGAAAATCCGGAAGATACGGTTCGTTTTCTGGCAACACTCAAATCCAAGATCGGATAA
- a CDS encoding response regulator transcription factor: protein MKHLVYIADDEIHIRNLIEMFFQSGGYDTATFDSGDALLQAFEQRPAELVVLDVMMPGTDGLAVCTRLRQISDTFIIIVSARDSEFDRITGLTLGSDDYLTKPFSPMELVARANALFRRRESANLQADADTLSYAGLLLRLNAREATLNGVPLDLTPTEYDLMVYMARNREKAISRTELLRHVWRYGSGTEVDTRATDDTVKRLRKKLVKAGASFSIDSVWGFGFKLTQKGPHDEDPPT, encoded by the coding sequence ATGAAACACTTGGTTTATATCGCAGACGATGAGATCCATATCCGCAACCTGATCGAGATGTTTTTTCAAAGCGGCGGCTATGACACGGCGACGTTTGACAGCGGCGACGCGCTGCTGCAGGCATTTGAGCAGCGGCCAGCAGAACTGGTGGTGCTGGATGTGATGATGCCGGGGACGGACGGTCTGGCCGTCTGTACGCGTCTACGTCAGATCAGTGACACGTTTATCATCATCGTGTCGGCGCGGGACAGCGAATTTGACCGCATCACCGGGCTGACGCTCGGTTCGGACGATTACCTCACCAAGCCCTTTTCTCCCATGGAACTGGTGGCCCGTGCCAACGCCCTCTTCCGGCGCCGGGAAAGCGCAAACCTACAAGCGGATGCCGATACGCTTTCTTATGCCGGCCTGCTGCTTCGCCTGAACGCGCGGGAGGCCACCTTGAACGGCGTGCCGCTTGACCTGACGCCCACGGAATACGATCTAATGGTTTACATGGCGCGCAACAGGGAAAAGGCCATCTCCCGCACGGAACTGCTCCGGCATGTGTGGCGATACGGGAGCGGTACGGAAGTGGATACACGGGCGACCGACGATACGGTCAAGCGGCTGCGTAAAAAGCTGGTAAAGGCAGGCGCATCGTTTTCCATCGACTCCGTGTGGGGCTTTGGGTTCAAATTGACGCAGAAAGGACCGCACGATGAAGACCCTCCGACGTAA
- a CDS encoding sensor histidine kinase, which produces MKTLRRKILTPTLLLIILIPLLTLIIFNVFLRIYVQKNARADLQTEAQAMHAAAVQLLDSDPSAFQGQALDETMRKLSGSLHGGELSTNGADVLVFDSGKQLLFPKNTDPLSAASLWRVERRLSVKTVKNRVTEIRLGGNSYLLYMDTLAVPGNTVYLVLLAHLDLANRLLSMANLLLICIMVGGILIGVLVARRIAARFSKTVGQVCQTAEQIGSGKFATPTDLPTDILEFRVLMQSIARMAERLGAYDRAQKTFLQNASHELRTPLMSIQGYAEGIAQGVVPDTKAAAEIIAGESTRITGLVEELLTLSRLDSGTYDVRPVPIDLCKALPASAKRLGGLVLQSGREIRLRLPPDPAVVMGDEHLLAQSVENILSNGLRYARTSVTVSLRMEAGYSTISIADDGPGISPDALPHLFERFYKGTNGCFGLGLAIAQAAVRLMGGDVEAENADGGGAVFRVRLPDAISPGQAPS; this is translated from the coding sequence ATGAAGACCCTCCGACGTAAAATTCTGACGCCTACCCTGCTGCTCATCATTCTCATTCCATTGCTCACATTGATTATTTTCAACGTGTTTCTGCGTATTTATGTTCAAAAAAATGCGCGCGCCGATTTGCAAACGGAAGCGCAGGCCATGCATGCGGCAGCCGTTCAATTGTTGGACAGTGATCCGTCGGCGTTTCAGGGGCAGGCACTGGACGAAACGATGCGGAAACTGTCTGGTTCGCTACATGGCGGAGAGCTGTCCACGAACGGCGCGGATGTGTTGGTGTTCGACAGTGGGAAACAGCTTCTTTTCCCTAAAAACACCGACCCCCTCAGCGCGGCCTCGTTGTGGCGAGTGGAACGCCGCTTGTCCGTTAAAACCGTAAAAAACCGTGTCACCGAGATCCGGCTGGGCGGAAACAGCTATCTGCTGTATATGGACACACTTGCCGTTCCGGGCAATACGGTGTATCTGGTGCTGCTGGCTCATCTGGATCTGGCCAACCGCCTTTTGAGCATGGCCAATTTGCTGCTCATCTGCATTATGGTCGGCGGCATTCTGATCGGCGTGCTGGTGGCGCGCCGCATTGCCGCGCGTTTCTCCAAAACAGTTGGGCAGGTCTGCCAAACTGCCGAACAAATCGGATCGGGCAAATTTGCCACACCGACAGATTTGCCTACCGATATTCTGGAGTTCCGCGTACTGATGCAGAGCATCGCACGGATGGCCGAGCGGCTGGGAGCGTATGACCGCGCCCAGAAAACATTTCTGCAAAACGCGTCCCATGAACTGCGCACTCCATTGATGTCAATACAGGGTTACGCGGAGGGAATCGCACAGGGCGTTGTGCCCGATACCAAAGCCGCGGCCGAGATCATCGCAGGGGAAAGCACGCGGATAACGGGACTGGTGGAAGAACTGCTCACGCTTTCCCGGTTGGACAGCGGGACATACGACGTTCGGCCGGTTCCCATCGATCTATGCAAAGCGCTGCCCGCAAGCGCCAAACGGCTGGGCGGACTGGTTTTGCAGAGCGGGCGGGAGATACGGCTCCGTCTGCCGCCCGATCCCGCTGTGGTGATGGGGGATGAACACCTGCTTGCCCAAAGTGTGGAAAACATCCTTTCCAATGGCTTGCGGTACGCACGCACGTCGGTCACGGTTTCGCTGCGGATGGAGGCCGGGTATTCAACGATTTCCATCGCGGATGACGGTCCAGGTATTTCGCCGGATGCCCTGCCCCATTTGTTTGAGCGCTTTTATAAAGGCACGAACGGCTGTTTTGGCTTGGGGTTGGCCATCGCGCAGGCGGCTGTTCGGCTGATGGGCGGAGACGTGGAGGCCGAAAATGCGGATGGGGGCGGCGCCGTGTTCCGTGTTCGGCTGCCTGACGCGATATCGCCTGGACAGGCGCCGTCATAA
- the metE gene encoding 5-methyltetrahydropteroyltriglutamate--homocysteine S-methyltransferase yields MKQTSVTGYPRIGADRELKKWTEAYFRHELDRPALLQHAAELRRRQWHRQRETGVNFIPSNDFSLYDTVLDTAVLFGAVPQRYHDLGLNALDTYFAMAKGYQGTHGDVHALPMRKWFNTNYHYIVPEIDGETVFACGSEKPFAEFTEALEAGVRTRPVLVGPFTFLRLAENRSDKPLRMLAEELLPVCRSVLLRLEKLGAEWVQLDEPFLVTDLTEDDLALFRTLYDGLLATPGRPRVLLQTYFGDVRDSYTQLTGMDFDAIGLDFIEGTENLRLVEQHGFPEGKTLVAGVVNGKNIWVNHYEQTLALIHRLEQAVEPGKLVLGTSCSLLHVPYTVHNEPDLAETFREHFAFAEEKLEELAELARLSDDAAWATDAAFLRNRAILARKQDAAFRFNDVRAAVSSLRENDFIRRPAFEERRAIQKAALKLPLLPTTTIGSFPQTSEVRALRRDYKAGRITAETYHAAIRQKIADVIALQEEIGLDVLVHGEFERNDMVEYFGEKLDGFLFTKNAWVQSYGTRCVKPPVIFGDVRRPGPMTVDTIAYAQSLTDRPVKGMLTGPVTILNWSFPREDLPRREIAFQIALAIKAEVADLEARGIRIIQIDEAALREKLPLRKCDWHAQYLDWAIPAFRLVHASVRSETQIHTHMCYSRFEDIIRDIDDMDADVITFEAAKSDLSLLDVLKAGHFKTEVGPGVYDIHSPRVPERAELENIIRQLIAKLDIHRLWVNPDCGLKTRGMKETVPSLKNMVLAAQACRK; encoded by the coding sequence ATGAAACAAACATCGGTGACCGGGTATCCGCGCATCGGAGCGGACCGGGAACTCAAAAAATGGACGGAAGCGTATTTCCGTCACGAGCTGGACCGGCCCGCACTGCTTCAGCACGCCGCAGAGCTGCGTCGGCGGCAGTGGCATAGGCAGCGGGAGACGGGCGTGAACTTCATTCCGTCCAACGACTTTTCGCTCTACGACACGGTGCTCGATACGGCTGTCCTGTTCGGCGCAGTGCCGCAGCGTTACCATGACCTGGGGCTGAACGCACTGGACACGTATTTTGCCATGGCGAAAGGCTATCAAGGCACGCACGGGGATGTGCACGCCCTGCCCATGCGCAAATGGTTCAACACCAACTACCATTACATCGTGCCGGAGATCGACGGTGAAACCGTCTTTGCCTGCGGCTCGGAGAAACCCTTCGCGGAGTTTACGGAGGCGCTGGAGGCCGGTGTGCGTACCCGGCCGGTGCTGGTCGGGCCGTTTACCTTCTTGCGGTTGGCAGAAAATCGCTCGGACAAGCCGCTGCGCATGCTCGCGGAGGAACTGCTGCCCGTGTGCCGCAGCGTGCTCCTGCGGTTGGAAAAGCTGGGAGCGGAGTGGGTGCAGCTCGACGAGCCTTTCCTCGTGACCGACCTGACGGAGGACGACCTCGCGCTGTTCCGCACCCTCTACGACGGCCTTCTGGCCACGCCGGGCCGCCCGCGCGTGCTTCTGCAGACCTATTTCGGCGATGTGCGCGACAGCTACACGCAGCTCACCGGTATGGATTTCGACGCGATCGGGCTGGATTTCATCGAGGGTACGGAAAATCTGCGGCTTGTGGAGCAGCATGGATTTCCAGAAGGCAAAACGCTGGTTGCCGGCGTGGTCAACGGAAAAAACATCTGGGTGAACCATTATGAGCAGACGCTGGCGCTGATCCACCGGCTGGAGCAAGCAGTGGAGCCGGGCAAACTTGTGCTGGGCACCTCCTGTTCGCTGCTGCACGTACCCTACACCGTGCATAACGAACCGGACCTTGCGGAAACCTTCCGCGAGCATTTCGCCTTCGCCGAGGAAAAACTGGAGGAACTGGCTGAGCTGGCGCGCCTGTCGGATGACGCTGCGTGGGCGACGGACGCGGCATTCCTGCGCAACCGGGCCATTCTCGCGCGCAAGCAGGATGCGGCGTTCCGTTTCAACGACGTGCGCGCAGCTGTGTCCAGCCTGCGGGAGAATGATTTCATCCGCCGCCCGGCATTCGAAGAGCGGCGCGCCATCCAAAAGGCGGCGCTGAAACTGCCGCTGCTGCCCACCACAACCATCGGCTCCTTCCCGCAGACAAGCGAGGTGCGCGCCCTGCGCCGGGACTATAAAGCCGGCCGGATCACGGCGGAAACATATCATGCGGCCATCCGGCAGAAAATCGCGGATGTGATCGCCCTGCAGGAGGAAATCGGACTGGATGTATTGGTACATGGTGAGTTCGAGCGCAACGACATGGTGGAATACTTCGGTGAGAAGCTCGACGGGTTCCTCTTTACAAAAAACGCGTGGGTGCAGTCATATGGCACGCGCTGTGTGAAGCCGCCCGTTATCTTCGGCGACGTGCGGCGGCCCGGCCCGATGACCGTGGACACCATCGCTTACGCGCAAAGCCTGACCGACCGACCGGTGAAGGGCATGCTAACCGGGCCGGTGACCATTCTGAACTGGTCGTTCCCGCGCGAAGATCTGCCGCGCCGGGAGATTGCGTTCCAGATTGCGCTGGCCATCAAGGCCGAGGTGGCCGACCTGGAAGCGCGCGGCATCCGGATCATCCAGATCGACGAGGCCGCCCTGCGCGAAAAACTGCCGCTGCGCAAATGCGACTGGCACGCACAGTACCTGGACTGGGCCATCCCGGCGTTCCGTCTGGTGCACGCGTCCGTCCGGTCGGAAACGCAGATTCACACGCATATGTGCTACAGCCGATTCGAGGACATCATCCGGGACATTGACGACATGGATGCCGACGTGATCACCTTCGAAGCAGCCAAGTCCGACCTGTCGCTGCTCGATGTATTGAAAGCCGGCCATTTCAAAACCGAGGTTGGCCCCGGCGTTTACGACATCCACTCGCCCCGCGTGCCCGAGCGAGCAGAACTTGAAAACATCATCCGGCAACTGATTGCCAAACTGGATATCCACCGGCTTTGGGTCAATCCCGACTGCGGGCTCAAGACACGCGGTATGAAAGAAACCGTACCGAGCCTGAAAAACATGGTGCTGGCGGCGCAAGCATGCAGAAAATGA